Proteins found in one Bremerella volcania genomic segment:
- a CDS encoding SDR family oxidoreductase has translation MINGKQRTFGDVRPVALVTGGAKRVGRVIAQHLADCGYRIAVHANTSIDEAKRFAESLKEQGIEASAFKADLSREDSIKDMVDKVHFYFGRIDVLVNSASIFFPTPLDELTSEDVESLFQVNTFAVLSCSRFVAQRMKEQATGGAIVNIADWSVQRPAKGFSAYIASKGALVTLTKSLAIDLAAENPAIRVNAVLPGQVLLPEDAGEVKRQAAIDATLVKRLGEPEDVAQAVQFLVESPFVTGVCLPVDGGRTIFSGQFDDASVH, from the coding sequence ATGATCAACGGCAAGCAAAGAACATTCGGCGACGTTCGTCCTGTTGCCCTGGTTACCGGTGGTGCGAAACGTGTCGGGCGGGTGATCGCGCAGCATCTCGCCGATTGCGGCTATCGAATCGCCGTTCATGCCAATACATCGATCGACGAGGCAAAACGCTTTGCCGAGAGCTTGAAAGAGCAGGGGATCGAGGCCAGTGCATTCAAGGCGGACCTATCTCGAGAAGATTCCATCAAGGACATGGTGGATAAGGTTCACTTTTACTTCGGTCGAATCGACGTGTTGGTCAACTCGGCGTCCATCTTCTTTCCGACGCCGCTCGATGAGTTAACTTCCGAAGACGTCGAATCGTTGTTTCAGGTGAACACGTTTGCGGTCCTCAGCTGCAGTCGCTTCGTTGCTCAGCGAATGAAGGAGCAGGCCACCGGTGGGGCGATCGTGAACATCGCCGACTGGTCGGTGCAGCGTCCGGCCAAAGGGTTCTCGGCGTACATTGCCAGTAAAGGGGCGCTTGTTACGCTTACCAAGAGTTTGGCCATCGACCTGGCTGCTGAGAATCCGGCTATTCGCGTGAATGCCGTGTTGCCAGGGCAGGTTCTTTTGCCGGAAGACGCCGGCGAAGTCAAACGTCAAGCGGCAATCGATGCGACGCTCGTCAAGCGACTGGGAGAGCCGGAGGATGTTGCTCAGGCGGTTCAATTCCTGGTGGAAAGTCCCTTCGTGACCGGGGTTTGTTTGCCGGTGGATGGCGGCCGGACTATCTTCAGCGGGCAATTTGACGACGCTAGCGTTCACTGA